A genomic region of Colletotrichum destructivum chromosome 1, complete sequence contains the following coding sequences:
- a CDS encoding Putative alcohol dehydrogenase, zinc-type, GroES-like superfamily, NAD(P)-binding domain superfamily, giving the protein MQAFQYESPAAGLQLRHLPIPEPGPGCVQIRVKAAGLCHSDCHLIKGHDAVLVKRPITLGHEVSGIVTKAGAGVAKYRPGDRVAVSLLAHPLDLEDRSWAMAIGLGFDGGYAEYAVAPASRIVRIPDGVAFSEAAIATDAMATAYHAVMIEAGVRSGTTVGIIGIGGLGMHGLGFASLSGANVYGVDIVESKFAHARRLGARGCFTSLEDAGGDVVFDVMVDFVGAQETTSSALKRVKEGGKVVVVGLAAGKLTISSTDLIERSISLVGSFGASESDLNNVLGLLARKEIEPQLEEIPFASIPAGLDALDKGEVQGRLWADPSKLERGRL; this is encoded by the coding sequence ATGCAGGCATTCCAATACGAATCTCCAGCGGCTGGCCTACAGCTCCGCCATCTCCCGATACCCGAGCCCGGGCCCGGTTGCGTCCAGATACGCGTCAAGGCAGCAGGGCTATGCCACTCGGACTGCCACCTCATCAAAGGACACGACGCCGTGCTCGTCAAGAGACCCATCACTCTGGGCCACGAAGTATCGGGTATCGTCACCAaggccggtgccggcgtggCGAAGTACCGGCCCGGCGACCGCGTTGCCGTATCGCTCCTCGCTCACCCTCTCGACTTGGAAGACCGGAGTTGGGCGATGGCCATCGGACTCGGGTTCGACGGCGGCTACGCCGAGTACGCGGTCGCACCAGCGAGCCGAATCGTCCGGAtccccgacggcgtcgccttctccgaggccgccatcgcaACGGACGCCATGGCGACGGCATACCATGCCGTGATGATTGAAGCCGGCGTGCGTTCGGGGACGACGGTtggcatcatcggcatcggcggtcTCGGAATGCACGGTCTCGGCTTTGCGTCACTCAGCGGCGCCAACGTGTACGGTGTCGACATTGTCGAATCCAAGTTCGCGCACGCCAGACGGCTCGGCGCTCGGGGGTGTTTCACGAGCCTCGAAGACGCCGGGGGGGACGTGGTCTTTGACGTTATGGTCGACTTTGTCGGCGCGCAGGAGACCACGAGTTCGGCGCTCAAGCGCGTCAAGGAGGGaggcaaggtcgtcgtcgtcgggctggCGGCGGGGAAACTAACCATCTCGAGCACCGACCTGATCGAACGCAGCATCAGCCTGGTCGGGTCGTTTGGCGCCAGCGAATCGGATCTGAACAACGTCCTGGGGCTGCTGGCTAGGAAGGAAATCGAGCCGCAGCTAGAAGAGATTCCTTTCGCAAGTATCCCGGCCGGGCTCGATGCCTTGGACAAGGGAGAGGTCCAAGGGCGGCTCTGGGCGGACCCGAGCAAGCTCGAAAGAGGGAGGCTCTAG
- a CDS encoding Putative Zinc finger, RING-type: MDRLNLDALRNLSLGSRSGSSRSGSSRSGSRSESRSESRSGSSRHGDGGSSSSSRRRRRAPSECSSDTTIIDDGPPALERLRLANLAQYGPEVMEAIRVKEEYDEEQIRLGRSVYGGYDGTSATWPTPSSVAGSVAGSVAPSTASWVTDSGASYVDPRGGSRSMAESMAGSVAGSVAGSVAGSVSSRQSMSTGYGGYGGNERQGGYGSLPVSSGHSQQRATPSSSSMAISVDGGRQPQAFWPNVKPRLISDAVLQDFTLPCPQCSISMSAAEPGTQHRAMILCCGHMMCEGCVTRIAATDRKCPYCSVPVGKYIDCAGSCQNPGMIGLGLPDTTDQLRRFPRTTPEGASLPGCCPKCRLLRIERDCRKLVRHILNDARARSVWMPSSDHKPDTKDYRDYVRVPELEHFLKLLRDTVHSVEIHKQYTWLQPDHRNSHVQVWAEKRDYTRSRPGQG, translated from the coding sequence ATGGACAGACTCAACCTCGACGCGCTCCGCAACTTGAGCCTCGGCAGCCGCAGCGGAAGTTCTCGCAGTGGGAGCTCGCGCAGTGGAAGCCGCAGCGAAAGCCGAAGCGAAagccgcagcggcagcagccggcacggggacggcggcagcagcagcagcagcaggaggaggcgccGTGCTCCCTCCGAGTGCAGCTCcgacaccaccatcatcgacgacgggccGCCGGCACTTGAGAGGCTCCGCTTGGCCAACCTGGCCCAGTATGGACCCGAGGTGATGGAGGCGATCCGCGTCAAGGAGGAATACGACGAAGAGCAGATCAGGCTCGGACGGAGTGTCTACGGAGGATACGACGGAACCTCTGCCACCTGGCCTACCCCGAGCTCCGTTGCTGGATCCGTCGCCGGGTCTGTCGCCCCCTCGACCGCGAGTTGGGTGACTGACTCGGGGGCCAGCTACGTCGACCCACGGGGTGGAAGCCGCAGCATGGCCGAAAGCATGGCTGGTAGTGTTGCCGGTAGTGTTGCTGGTAGCGTTGCCGGTAGCGTATCTAGCCGGCAGTCCATGTCCACCGGATACGGAGGATACGGGGGAAATGAAAGACAGGGAGGATACGGAAGCCTCCCGGTCTCAAGCGGACACTCGCAGCAGCGCGCAacccccagcagcagctcgatgGCCATCTCAGTAGACGGAGGCCGACAGCCCCAGGCGTTCTGGCCCAACGTCAAGCCCAGGCTCATCtccgacgccgtcctccaggACTTCACCCTCCCGTGCCCGCAGTGCTCCATCTCGATGAGCGCCGCTGAGCCCGGCACCCAGCACCGCGCCATGATCCTCTGCTGCGGCCACATGATGTGCGAGGGCTGCGTCAcgcgcatcgccgccaccgacagGAAGTGCCCCTACTGCTCCGTCCCCGTGGGGAAATACATCGACTGCGCCGGCAGCTGCCAGAACCCGGGCATGATCGGCCTCGGTCTCCCCGACACCACGGACCAGCTCCGGAGGTTCCCGCGCACCACCCCCGAGGGCGCCTCGCTGCCCGGCTGCTGCCCCAAGTGCCGCCTCCTGCGCATCGAGCGGGACTGCAGGAAGCTGGTGCGCCACATCCTCAACGACGCCAGGGCCCGGTCCGTCTGGATGCCGTCCAGCGACCATAAGCCCGACACTAAGGACTACAGGGACTACGTCCGCGTGCCCGAGCTCGAGCACTTCCTGAAGCTCCTCCGGGACACGGTCCACAGCGTCGAGATCCACAAGCAGTATACCTGGCTGCAGCCGGACCACCGCAACAGTCACGTGCAAGTCTGGGCCGAGAAGCGCGACTACACGCGCTCTCGTCCGGGCCAGGGCTGA
- a CDS encoding Putative glutamine amidotransferase domain containing protein ChyE has translation MQDVQKYPAPNSPTVRMMVLETDEPHPDTHVTRGSFGEILHAHFQHAGAEHDPPLGIDTDQVFVVEDKGGNVPKFEDFDGYQGVLITGSMYDAHGDNPWILKLLGVLKELWERRPDLHLSGVCFGHQLLNRMLGADVAPAPSRDWELGHCQIDLSPVGKRLFRTDDDHIFLHQMHADQVVAPPTHESSKGLLKPGMKVDVWGHSEHTWVQGTYVKGRLFTTQAHLAFNEDMVKRQIQMRVESGGIQDLEHADQASETAHLDHDGDLVAAAILRFFHGDDDDIE, from the exons ATGCAGGACGTCCAGAAGTACCCGGCCCCCAACTCGCCAACGGTGCGCATGATGGTGCTGGAAACGGACGAGCCTCACCCCGACACCCACGTCACCAGGGGCAGCTTCGGCGAGATCCTGCACGCCCACTTCCAacacgccggcgccgagcatgATCCGCCGCTGGGGATCGACACCGACCAggtcttcgtcgtcgaggacaagggCGGCAACGTCCCCAAGTTTGAGGACTTTGACGGCTACCAGGGCGTCCTGATCACCGGGAGCATGTACGACGCGCACGGCGACAACCCATGGATCctcaagcttctcggcgttcTCAAAG AACTATGGGAGCGTCGTCCCGATCTCCATCTGAGCGGCGTGTGCTTCGGGCACCAGCTGCTCAACCGcatgctcggcgccgacgttgcGCCCGCTCCCTCGCGGGACTGGGAACTCGGCCACTGCCAGATCGACCTCTCGCCCGTCGGCAAGCGGCTCTTCcgcaccgacgacgaccacatcTTCCTGCACCAGATGCACGCGGACCAGGTcgtcgcgccgccgacgcacGAGAGCTCCAAGGGCCTGCTCAAGCCCGGCATGAAAGTGGACGTCTGGGGCCACAGCGAGCACACCTGGGTGCAGGGCACCTACGTCAAGGGGAGGCTCTTCACGACGCAGGCGCACCTGGCCTTCAACGAGGACATGGTCAAGAGGCAGATCCAGATGAGGGTCGAAAGCGGGGGGATCCAGGACCTGGAGCACGCCGACCAGGCGTCTGAGACGGCGCACCTGGACCACGATGGAGACCTGGTGGCCGCAGCCATCTTGAGGTTCTtccacggcgacgacgacgacattgaATAG
- a CDS encoding Putative RutC-like superfamily protein encodes MSFFRCQYSRVATQKTGALNANDSDKQVQLAIENVGIVLKAAGPRGWDDVYLLRSYHRDIRTSWEPTAEALKKRIPGHRPYQIYCPTKAA; translated from the exons ATGTCGTTCTTTCGTTGTCAATACAGTCGAGTAGCAACACAGA AGACCGGCGCCCTCAACGCCAACGACAGCGACAAGCAAGTCCAACTGGCCATCGAGAACGTTGGCATTGTGCTCAAAGCAGCTGGCCCTCGCGGCTGGGACGACGTGTACCTCCTGCGGTCATACCACCGCGATATCCGCACATCATGGGAGCCAACCGCCGAGGCGCTGAAGAAGCGAATCCCGGGCCACCGTCCCTACCAGATCTATTGTCCTACTAAGGCAGCCTAG
- a CDS encoding Putative major facilitator, sugar transporter, major facilitator superfamily translates to MEKAAGDTIVSPALDRPLWRRGHLLKLNFITLSMVFFSSANGYDGSIMGGLLALPFWNRFMHHPSGAYLGWISAIYWVGNFIGFPIAAWVANRYGRRAGLYLGFPFLLLGVVMQTAAQNEAMFTYSRLSIGFASAWFGNSAPLLINEIAHPKQRSITNAMFMVGWYFGGTLCGWVVFACRDIASDWCWRIPVLVQITLPLMALPGVIMAPESPRWLFSVGRVEEATEILSINHAGGDRNDPLVTRQAHEIQTAIIMEKESHTNASYADMFKTPGNRHRLFISVTLGVFSQWAGNGIVSYYLPLILNSIGVTSTSSQTLISACLNVWNLLWAIAAATSVDRLGRRFLFLTSASIMLVSFIIITGLSATFAQTGAAAVGLAVIPILFIFFAGYDIAMTPFLTAYPCEIWSFTQRSRGLTVTWCASVVALFLNTFANPLALEAIQWRYYIVYIVMLALFAITVYFAYPETRGFSLERIAVIFDGDDADVILTAETREKTDDPVISGDKHA, encoded by the exons ATGGAGAAGGCTGCTGGTGATACAATCGTCTCTCCAGCCCTCGACAGACCTCTCTGGAGGCGTGGTCACCTGCTGAAGCTCAACTTCATCACTCTGTCTATGGTCTTCTTCT CCTCTGCCAATGGGTACGATGGATCAATCATGGGCGGTCTCTTGGCCTTGCCATTCTGGAATCGGTTCATGCATCATCCTTCGGGTGCCTACCTGGGCTGGATATCCGCAATCTACTGGGTCGGAAACTTCATTGGCTTCCCCATAGCAGCATGGGTAGCAAACCGTTATGGCCGCAGAGCTGGTCTCTACCTTGGTTtccctttccttcttcttggcgttGTCATGCAAACAGCAGCCCAGAATGAGGCCATGTTCACATACTCGCGTCTTTCCATCGGATTTGCGTCTGCTTGGTTTGGTAACTCTGCTCCGCTACTAATCAACGAGATCGCACACCCGAAGCAAAGATCTATCACCAACGCCATGTTTATGGTAGGCTGGTACTTTGGCGGCACCCTATGTGGCTGGGTGGTCTTTGCCTGTCGCGATATCGCATCAGATTGGTGCTGGCGTATCCCAGTACTTGTACAGATCACACTTCCCCTCATGGCTTTGCCTGGCGTTATCATGGCGCCAGAGAGCCCTCGTTGGCTTTTCAGCGTTGGAAGAGTCGAGGAGGCCACCGAAATCCTTTCTATAAATCATGCTGGCGGTGACAGAAACGATCCTCTTGTTACACGCCAGGCTCATGAGATCCAGACAGCGATCATCATGGAGAAGGAATCACACACCAACGCCTCATACGCAGATATGTTCAAGACACCCGGCAATCGCCATAGACTATTCATCTCAGTCACTCTTGGGGTCTTTTCACAATGG GCGGGCAACGGCATCGTGTCATACTATTTGCCCCTTATCCTCAACTCCATTGGGGTCACGTCAACTTCAAGCCAAACATTGATCTCAGCATGCCTTAACGTTTGGAATTTGTTATGGGCTATTGCCGCTGCAACAAGTGTCGACAGACTCGGTCGGCGCTTCCTATTTTTGACCTCTGCCAGCATCATGTTGGTCAGCTTCATCATCATAACCGGTCTCAGTGCCACCTTCGCTCAGACcggggcagcagcagttggACTGGCGGTTATCCCAATCTTGTTCATATTCTTCGCAGGCTACGACATCGCCATGACGCCTTTTTTGACTGCCTACCCTTGCGAGATCTGGTCATTCACACAACGCTCCCGTGGTCTCACGGTAACGTGGTGCGCTTCAGTCGTTGCCCTGTTTCTGAACACCTTCGCCAACCCTCTCGCCCTGGAGGCAATCCAGTGGAGATACTACATTGTATACATTGTAATGCTGGCATTATTTGCGATCACTGTCTACTTTGCCTACCCCGAGACGCGTGGCTTCAGCTTGGAACGGATCGCAGTTATCTTTGACGGTGATGATGCTGATGTCATTTTGACGGCGGAAACTAGGGAAAAGACAGATGATCCTGTTATTAGCGGAGACAAACATGCCTGA